In a genomic window of Bemisia tabaci chromosome 1, PGI_BMITA_v3:
- the BuGZ gene encoding BUB3-interacting and GLEBS motif-containing protein ZNF207, whose product MGRKKKKQAKPWCWYCNREFEDEKILIQHQKAKHFKCHICHKKLYTGPGLSIHCMQVHKETIDKVPNSLSHRCNIEIEIYGMEGIPAEDLKEHEKQRQSGPSQSPDSGDDEPPNKKKASEANKSGASGQGMMPQVPMMPMQPPFGPPMGGPPMMGMGPPFMGPGMPMMPGGPAGPMAPPGMGGPPPQPNKPLFPSAAAIASTASSSPVGTDFKPITSNAPIGPIKPMFPAYSGSGDPEGGQTNSSEEPAKIPLINTVSSTSKIIHPQEDISLEEIRAKLPKYRSKIPEPVLTPVHNENTATPPQQTLNSTSSSSPQQPQQLNMHQHQQPDTKHNIDDRRNGPPLMLQRFPTPHIPVSMPNMPISVGSMVPPVSSGLTLMAPMGRPMMSLGQPAMMMPRPPAPPMGMVPHPGHRLVPGLVGPPMMHPAYSAAGPMAFPGPPMLAPMMPPRFR is encoded by the exons ATGGGtcgaaagaagaagaagcaggcGAAACCATGGTGTTG GTACTGCAATCGTGAGTTTGAAGACGAGAAAATTCTCATCCAACACCAAAAGGCTAAACATTTTAAGTGTCACATTTGTCACAAAAAACTATATACAGGGCCCGGACTTTCTATACATTGTATGCAA gtaCACAAAGAAACAATTGACAAAGTTCCCAATTCACTATCTCACAGATGCAATATTGagattgaaatttatggaatGGAAGGCATCCCTGCAGAAGATCTAAAAGAGCATGAAAAGCAAAGACAAA GTGGACCATCTCAGTCTCCAGACAGTGGCGATGATGAGCCGCCAAACAAGAAAAAAGCATCAGAAGCCAACAAGTCAGGAGCATCTGGTCAAGGAATGATGCCTCAAGTGCCGATGATGCCAATGCAGCCTCCTTTTGGACCTCCAATGGGAGGACCTCCCATGATGGGAATGGGACCTCCTTTCATGGGACCTGG TATGCCAATGATGCCAGGTGGACCAGCAGGTCCAATGGCACCACCAGGAATGGGAGGGCCGCCCCCACAACCTAACAAACCCCTGTTCCCTAGTGCTGCTGCAATA GCTTCAACAGCATCATCATCACCTGTTGGAACCGATTTTAAGCCCATCACTAGCAATGCGCCCATAGGACCTATAAAACCAATGTTTCCGGCTTAcag TGGGAGCGGCGATCCTGAAGGTGGGCAAACTAATTCCTCTGAAGAACCTGCAAAAATACCCTTGATAAACACAGTTAGCTCAACTAGTAAGATAATTCACCCCCAAGAAGATATTTCCCTG gaggAAATAAGAGCAAAACTGCCGAAATATAGGTCAAAAATACCTGAGCCTGTTCTAACGCCTGTGCACAACGAAAATACTGCCACCCCACCTCAGCAGACTCTGAATTCAACCTCGTCCTCCTCGCCACAACAACCACAGCAACTCAATATGCACCAACATCAGCAGCCTGACACAAAACAT AATATTGACGACAGGCGAAATGGGCCTCCGCTCATGCTGCAAAGATTCCCTACACCTCATATCCCAGTTTCTATGCCAAATATGCCTATCAGTGTGGGTTCAATGGTGCCTCCTGTAAGCTCAGGACTGACGTTGATGGCTCCAATGGGACGACCAATGATGTCACTCGGGCAGCCAGCCATGATGATGCCTAGACCTCCCGCTCCTCCAATGGGCATGGTTCCTCATCCTG GTCATCGCTTGGTTCCGGGACTTGTGGGTCCTCCAATGATGCATCCTGCCTACTCAGCAGCTGGCCCGATGGCGTTCCCTGGACCCCCTATGTTGGCTCCAATGATGCCGCCGCGCTTCAGATGA
- the LOC109041140 gene encoding tetratricopeptide repeat protein 21B: MEIDLVHYYFREKLYHEMLRSTELSQESDPSDLTSNLYIGVAHFLNGRLSEALDQLQPLTSEPNIALAALLASIHIHKQCKMPDKEAIYKAEQLLKDEMKLPHETALLNAADILFMVGKIEKARDFIHRLMKLNPESLRGLVLKGWIELTEGNKKIALSCFRSALAKNPFCMDAVFGEVKIIPPCDGLSKVNQLIVRYPELSPPLVEKMRLHLSLFDWQLTIDTANRILTMDPKNLTALKVKLLYQTCFEGNYEEVSIGLGSFSSIAEEQEPQNWKLLHEAAVLFSRTCGRDRTVLASTECLLQKALPISCNNLTVVNEVAHQYYLSKKYKDATKVYRSALKINESCFNALAGLTLSAIAENGVTSQTKQQVDFLIEIAENKHDPDLLIMQAMCQPTEAASFCDELIDRKFQSVSSTPFGCSYLAELNPDILFYALSIYPDQPVYAERKIDVLRKLSRLCPGLVCVWSLLAVIQTDNEFYDEAMKTLKHITNELDPANSEAFILMAKIHKEKGNFSEANINLELALSYNLKIREKALFHLLNGILQRHRGDVESSVNSLKNALSLNTGAEKLNDQDLASLYIELSSCYKELNQFRNAKECLGEAAEIFEKSKFEPLFIMSNADLALLQNNVATALSVLASITADQPHFINAQMKMAEIHLKYNKDGHMYAECYRQLAKQEGTAESFVRLADAYLTIQEPEKAVESYERAVKLSADPEFALRSARVLVKTHQYAQAVKRYRESGEVGSVELGMLLVKLGELQAAENCLANIPLAQKVFVLAEIAEKNGDLSKACKLLSEALEQCAQSDPELGARICKLLAEYSASLRDFDNAVVHYKRWLSISSTNSTVTELISVQISLAKLYLQVNDWKACEDICSSIVSKYPNNEPALLMMADLAFRRCDFSTAETHFNQLISRHPTYFVPIARLIEVKRRLGLLHEAKPILDKISPVARNKPGFNYCLGLYNWYSNNYPDAKKYFNLAQFDSEWGQQALHNMVEICLIQPDTETAQKLLSEMKPSNQEEELNCRLLQGFVWLASKNPQKIDKAMTAFTLLVDQETMKVGATLGLSMGYIQMKQSSRAKSVLKRIAKVPWQFEEAEHLEKCWLMLADLHLQSGKYELTSELLKKILSHNLACAKAYEYYGLISEKDQKYLEASAHYAKAWELSGKSDLNVGSKLATNLLKAKQYAHSVDVCLHILNSNSEFPRLRKDVLEKAIGHLKT, encoded by the exons ATGGAAATAGATCTGGTGCACTACTACTTCAGGGAAAAGCTTTACCATGAAATGCTGCGAAGTACTGAATTGAGTCAAGAAAGCGATCCATCAGATCTCACTTCCAATCTATATATTGGAGTTGCACACTTTTTAAATGGGCGATTAAGTGAAGCTTTAGACCAACTTCAGCCTTTGACATCAGAACCAAATATAGCCCTAGCAGCTCTACTGGCGTCGATTCATATACATAAACAATGCAAG atGCCTGATAAGGAAGCAATTTACAAAGCAGAACAATTACTTAAGGATGAGATGAAACTCCCTCATGAAACTGCATTACTCAATGCTGCCGACATTCTTTTCAtggttggaaaaattgaaaaagctcGAGACTTCATTCACAGACTGATGAAACTGAATCCAGAATCATTACGCGGTTTGGTTTTAAAAGGTTGGATAGAACTGACTGAAGGCAATAAGAAGATTGCTTTGTCTTGCTTTCGATCCGCTCTTGCCAAG AACCCTTTTTGTATGGATGCCGTGTTTGGTGAGGTAAAAATTATTCCACCCTGTGATGGTCTGTCAAAAGTAAATCAACTAATCGTCAGGTATCCTGAGTTGAGTCCCCCACTGGTCGAGAAAATGCGCCTTCATCTCTCTCTGTTTGACTGGCAGTTAACAATTGATACTGCGAACAGAATTCTAACAATGgatccaaaaaatttaactgcccTCAAG GTCAAATTACTGTATCAAACGTGTTTTGAAGGAAACTATGAGGAAGTTTCAATTGGCTTGGGCAGCTTTTCTTCAATTGCGGAGGAACAAGAGCCACAAAACTGGAAACTACTTCATGAAGCAGCTGTCCTTTTTTCTCGAACCTGTGGACGAGACAGAACTGTCCTCGCTTCAACAGAATGTCTGCTGCAAAAAGCTTTGCCCATTTCCTGCAACAATTTAACTGTGGTCAATGAGGTGGCTCATCAGTACTATTTGTCAAAAAAGTACAAAGATGCAACGAAAGTTTACCGAAGTGCATTGAAAATAAATGAGTCATGCTTTAATGCTCTTGCAGGGCTCACCCTCTCAGCCATAGCTGAGAATGGAGTCACATCACAG ACAAAACAACAAGTGGATTTCTTAATAGAAATTGCTGAGAATAAACATGATCCTGACTTATTGATCATGCAAGCCATGTGTCAGCCAACTGAAGCTGCTTCTTTTTGTGATGAACTTATTGATAGAAAGTTCCAGTCCGTTTCTTCCACACCATTTGGTTGTTCTTACCTAGCAGAGCTGAATCCAGATATCCTCTTTTATGCCTTGAGCATTTATCCAGATCAG CCTGTTTATGCCGAACGAAAAattgacgtgctaaggaaactAAGCCGTTTATGCCCCGGTTTGGTGTGTGTATGGTCACTGCTTGCTGTTATACAAACGGACAATGAATTTTATGATGAAGCCATGAAGACATTGAAGCATATCACTAATGAGTTGGATCCAGCAAATTCAGAAGCATTTATACTGATGGCCAAAATCCACAAGGAAAAG GGTAACTTCAGTGAAGCAAATATCAATCTGGAACTGGCTTTAAGCTACAATttgaaaatcagagaaaaggCCCTCTTCCATCTACTCAATGGGATCCTACAAAGACATCGAGGAGATGTTGAATCATCCGTCAAcagtttgaaaaatgcattatcCCTTAATACAG gtgctgaaaaattgaatgatcaaGATTTGGCCAGTCTCTACATTGAGCTAAGTTCTTGCTATAAGGAATTGAACCAGTTCCGTAATGCGAAAGAGTGCTTGGGTGAAGCCGCAGAAATATTCGAAAAATCCAAGTTTGAACCCCTTTTTATCATGAGCAACGCTGACCTTGCCTTGTTGCAAAATAATGTTGCCACCGCACTTTCAGTACTGGCATCCATCACTGCTGATCAACCCCACTTCATAAAT gcTCAGATGAAAATGGCTGAAATTCATCTCAAATATAATAAAGATGGTCACATGTACGCTGAGTGTTACCGTCAGTTAGCTAAACAAGAGGGAACAGCTGAGAGTTTTGTTCGATTAGCTGATGCCTACTTAACCATTCAG GAGCCTGAAAAAGCCGTAGAAAGTTATGAGAGAGCTGTAAAATTAAGTGCGGATCCTGAATTTGCTCTCAGATCAGCGCGAGTATTGGTCAAAACACATCAGTATGCTCAGGCTGTCAAACGATACAGGGAGTCAG GAGAAGTTGGCAGTGTCGAATTGGGTATGCTTCTTGTCAAACTCGGTGAACTTCAAGCAGCAGAAAACTGTCTAGCAAACATTCCTTTGGCCCAAAAAGTATTTGTACTAGCAGAG ATTGCTGAGAAGAATGGCGATCTGTCCAAAGCTTGTAAACTACTCTCTGAAGCCCTTGAGCAATGCGCTCAGAGTGATCCAGAGTTGGGAGCAAGAATTTGTAAACTCTTGGCAGAATATAGTGCAAGTTTAAGAGACTTTGATAATGCTGTCGTGCATTATAAAAGATGGCTTTCAATTTCGAGTACTAACTCAACAGTCACGGAGTTAATCTCAGTTCAAATTTCGCTAGCCAAACTGTATTTGCAG GTTAATGATTGGAAAGCGTGTGAAGATATTTGTTCCTCAATTGTCTCGAAGTATCCCAACAATGAACCTGCGCTTTTAATGATGGCTGATCTAGCATTTCGTAGGTGCGATTTCTCTACTGCAGAGACCCACTTCAACCAACTCATTTCTAGGCACCCAACTTACTTTGTACCTATAGCAAGACTGATTGAAGTCAAAAGACGTCTTGGTCTCCTTCATGAAGCTAAAccaattttggacaaaatttctcCTGTGGCAAGAAATAAACCTGGGTTTAATTACTGTTTGGGTTTGTACAATTGGTATTCTAATAATTACCCAGACGCTAAAAAGTATTTCAATCTTGCTCAGTTTGACAGTGAATGGGGACAACAAGCCCTCCATAATATGGTCGAAATTTGTCTTATCCAACCAGACACAGAAACTGCACAGAAATTACTGTCAGAAATGAAGCCGAGCAATCAGGAAGAAGAGTTGAATTGTAGACTGCTACAAGGATTTGTTTGGCTAGCATCAAAGAATcctcaaaaaattgataaagcCATGACTGCATTCACATTGTTGGTCGATCAGGAAACAATGAAAGTTGGAGCGACGCTTGGCTTATCAATGGGTTATATTCAGATGAAGCAGTCGTCTCGGGCTAAGAGCGTTCTTAAGAGAATTGCCAAAGTTCCATGGCAGTTCGAAGAAGCAGAACATTTAGAGAAGTGCTGGCTCATGCTGGCAGATTTGCATTTACAGTCTGGTAAGTATGAGTTGACCTCAGAACTACTAAAAAAAATCTTGTCACACAACTTAGCTTGTGCTAAAGCGTATGAATATTACGGCCTGATTAGCGAGAAAGACCAAAAATATCTGGAAGCGAGTGCTCATTATGCAAAGGCCTGGGAGTTATCAGGAAAATCAGATTTGAATGTAGGGTCTAAACTTGCCACGAATTTGCTCAAAGCAAAACAATATGCCCATTCCGTTGACGTGTGCCTTCATATTTTGAACAGCAATTCTGAGTTTCCTCGCCTCAGGAAAGATGTCCTGGAGAAAGCCATAGGTCATTTAAAAACTTGA